The Arachis hypogaea cultivar Tifrunner chromosome 16, arahy.Tifrunner.gnm2.J5K5, whole genome shotgun sequence genome contains a region encoding:
- the LOC112758717 gene encoding uncharacterized protein isoform X2 produces MMRLYDEFKEILKIQKFRRLVSYTGFYCFATLISYAYVSNTTRAGYSRADQFYASYPAGTELLTDTSKLYKAALGNCFEAEEWGPIEFCIMAKHFDRQGKAPYAYHSTRRFRYLIRGFMR; encoded by the exons ATGATGAGGCTCTATGATGAATTCAAAGAGATACTAAAGATTCAGAAGTTTCGAAGATTGGTGTCATATACTGGATTCTACTGCTTTGCCACACTCATAAGCTATGCTTATGTTAGCAATAC AACCCGGGCAGGATATTCCAGAGCCGATCAATTCTACGCATCGTACCCGGCTGGTACTGAGCTTTTAACAGATACTTCCAAG TTGTACAAGGCTGCTCTTGGAAACTGCTTTGAAGCTGAAGAATGGGGTCCAATTGAGTTCTGCATCATGGCCAAACACTTCGATCGTCAAGGGAAGGCTCCATATGCATACCATTCA acgAGGAGATTTCGGTATTTAATAAGAGGATTCATGAGATGA
- the LOC112758717 gene encoding uncharacterized protein isoform X1 — translation MMRLYDEFKEILKIQKFRRLVSYTGFYCFATLISYAYVSNTTRAGYSRADQFYASYPAGTELLTDTSKLYKAALGNCFEAEEWGPIEFCIMAKHFDRQGKAPYAYHSKYMAHLLSLGQLDGSG, via the exons ATGATGAGGCTCTATGATGAATTCAAAGAGATACTAAAGATTCAGAAGTTTCGAAGATTGGTGTCATATACTGGATTCTACTGCTTTGCCACACTCATAAGCTATGCTTATGTTAGCAATAC AACCCGGGCAGGATATTCCAGAGCCGATCAATTCTACGCATCGTACCCGGCTGGTACTGAGCTTTTAACAGATACTTCCAAG TTGTACAAGGCTGCTCTTGGAAACTGCTTTGAAGCTGAAGAATGGGGTCCAATTGAGTTCTGCATCATGGCCAAACACTTCGATCGTCAAGGGAAGGCTCCATATGCATACCATTCA AAATACATGGCACACTTGCTTTCACTTGGACAGCTTGATGGAAGTGGTTAA